In the genome of Hemiscyllium ocellatum isolate sHemOce1 chromosome 12, sHemOce1.pat.X.cur, whole genome shotgun sequence, one region contains:
- the zbtb21 gene encoding zinc finger and BTB domain-containing protein 21, which translates to MESRHRRRTAPNSKPNKIITRIRGWARHRGRKRQKEAEFEAPLNHSVEQTMEGLLHYINPAHAISLLSALNEDRLKGQLCDVVLIVGDHKFRAHKNVLAASSDYFRSLFTKKENESQSVFQLDLCEAAIFENILNYIYSSSLFIEKKSLSAVHALGDNLGISFLTSIPSQTPQISCAANPVKKHGKVGEDGSSAQPRSVIVCQSRSDLDKSNAESEAKGGDSSQKKGPSEDDPSHSFKSSSLMNALRANSNPLSRDADTTHLLDDKGQPLLKDIHGTLGNTKFYATFKSLDDQNRMRFWPDRRNSMSVDGTSSFTGNISEVRQSLTDLLVNGKPLPKPQLAPAFSFHGTTGHPYSQQKAGNTVNAGKTEESNLLYYTKVGPTVQPGRLPPSSRSVVSSGPLVKSLLRRSLSMDSQVPSYSSSLDLKMTYGSQICKREPLELTCDASSQKSSITDSIKQQLLKEKPKVDQSCRLRQLNVSQAAETDAVSLPSAVKIKTEPSSPASDTSDIITVTVGETSPSTSKDFAVKNVERNRRVSMLPVKRRFLAENAKLYEKSETLQHSPNIVQSFEESSSPTADDTNLELSKTDENKDEYSESETAITGKQFKCMTCFKIFRSTAGLFRHVDMYHNPDKPYVCDICHKRFLTNFKVWTHCQTQHGVVINPSAATSSSLVPEEKFQKKLNDMMREREIKKALFHKLRRRQISSHSYSGLRSEQGFKKNLKSATKGVYICTTCGKLFRFLSRYRQHMKTHPGEKPFVCKLYNRAFKTKEQVVTENVSEDNIEHQCEHCNTKMSSLAEKTKHERICRNVTVCCYCSLRFCSRELKQEHENQCEYKKLTCLECKRTFKSSFSIWRHQIEVHNENTMAPVEKSNLDPICHNGVLPKEVQTEAGEDAIVSPSTSKEYDACSDSSEPMYVDSEDSSCFPEDLSISNRRNTSSNNNHLPDVVSTNPIHLEDVTSEPNSSSGEPEDLTCKGERGLWPCEKCGKIFTIHKQLERHQELLCAVKPFICHVCHKAFRTNFRLWSHFQSHISQSADHLEFSKPVRSPSSCPPPPPPPPPPPPPLPVPAQEQSPEPEPPLNNSDKTGSPQAADTLFTHAPPLAAATFERPFMCKFCRRTFKTAFSLWSHEQTHN; encoded by the coding sequence GTAGAGCAGACAATGGAAGGATTACTTCACTACATCAATCCAGCACATGCCATCTCGCTCCTGAGTGCACTTAACGAGGATCGCCTAAAAGGCCAACTTTGTGACGTTGTCCTAATTGTTGGTGACCATAAATTCCGGGCTCATAAGAATGTTTTGGCTGCTAGCAGTGACTATTTCCGTTCTTTGTTTaccaagaaagagaatgaaagcCAGTCGGTCTTCCAGTTGGATCTCTGTGAAGCAGCTATCTTTGAGAATATTCTAAATTACATCTATTCCTCATCCCTCTTCATAGAGAAGAAAAGCCTTTCAGCTGTCCATGCTCTCGGTGACAACCTTGGTATCTCTTTTCTGACCAGCATTCCATCACAGACACCTCAGATTTCTTGTGCTGCAAATCCTGTCAAGAAGCATGGCAAAGTTGGTGAAGATGGAAGTAGTGCCCAGCCACGgagtgtgattgtgtgtcagAGTCGCAGTGACCTTGATAAAAGTAATGCTGAATCTGAAGCAAAGGGAGGGGATTCAAGTCAAAAAAAGGGACCATCAGAGGACGATCCAAGTCACAGTTTTAAGTCTTCATCTTTGATGAATGCTTTAAGAGCAAATTCTAATCCTCTGTCCAGAGATGCTGATACAACTCATCTTTTGGATGATAAAGGACAACCTTTGTTAAAAGATATTCATGGAACTTTAGGTAACACTAAATTCTATGCAACTTTCAAATCTCTGGATGATCAAAATAGAATGAGGTTTTGGCCTGATAGGAGAAATTCCATGAGTGTAGATGGCACTTCAAGTTTTACTGGCAATATTTCTGAGGTGAGGCAAAGTCTGACTGATCTCTTGGTAAATGGAAAGCCTTTACCCAAGCCACAACTTGCACCCGCATTTTCATTTCATGGAACTACAGGACATCCATATTCCCAACAAAAAGCTGGGAACACGGTAAATGCTGGCAAAACTGAAGAGAGTAATTTGCTATATTACACCAAAGTAGGGCCTACAGTTCAACCTGGAAGATTGCCACCTAGCAGCCGAAGTGTTGTTAGCAGTGGCCCATTGGTAAAGAGTCTCCTACGCAGGTCATTGTCGATGGATAGCCAAGTCCCTTCCTACTCTTCGTCTCTTGATCTGAAAATGACCTATGGATCACAGATCTGTAAACGGGAACCACTGGAGTTGACTTGTGATGCATCATCCCAGAAGTCATCGATTACAGACTCCATTAAACAACAGCTTCTAAAGGAAAAGCCAAAGGTTGATCAGTCTTGTCGACTAAGACAACTTAATGTATCTCAGGCTGCTGAAACTGATGCTGTCTCTCTGCCATCAGCTGTTAAAATAAAAACCGAGCCCTCTAGCCCTGCGTCAGATACTTCCGATATAATTACGGTTACAGTAGGAGAAACTTCACCGTCTACCAGTAAGGACTTTGCTGTGAAAAATGTGGAGAGGAACAGAAGAGTATCAATGCTTCCGGTGAAGAGGAGATTCTTGGCTGAAAATGCAAAACTTTATGAAAAATCAGAAACTTTGCAGCATTCTCCCAACATAGTACAGAGCTTTGAGGAAAGTTCAAGCCCGACAGCAGATGATACTAATCTTGAACTGTCAAAGACTGATGAGAACAAAGATGAATATTCAGAGTCTGAAACAGCAATAACTGGCAAACAGTTCAAGTGCATGACCTGCTTCAAGATATTCCGATCCACAGCAGGTCTTTTCCGGCATGTCGATATGTACCATAACCCAGATAAGCCATATGTATGTGATATTTGTCACAAGAGATTTCTTACCAATTTCAAAGTTTGGACACATTGCCAAACCCAACATGGAGTAGTTATTAACCCATCAGCAGCTACCAGCTCCAGTCTAGTTCCAGAAGAAAAATTTCAAAAGAAACTGAATGATATGATGCGTGAAAGAGAGATCAAGAAGGCTTTATTTCACAAATTGCGGCGTAGGCAAATATCATCTCATAGTTACTCAGGGCTGCGGTCAGAACAAGGATTCAAGAAAAATTTGAAATCTGCAACTAAAGGAGTATACATTTGTACTACATGTGGAAAGTTGTTTCGTTTTCTGTCACGTTACAGGCAACACATGAAGACCCATCCAGGTGAGAAGCCCTTTGTTTGCAAACTCTATAACAGGGCTTTCAAAACAAAAGAACAAGTTGTTACTGAAAATGTAAGTGAAGATAATATTGAGCATCAGTGTGAGCATTGTAATACCAAAATGTCGTCATTGGCAGAAAAGACAAAGCATGAGAGAATCTGTAGGAATGTTACTGTGTGCTGCTACTGCAGCCTTAGGTTCTGCTCTAGAGAACTGAAACAGGAGCATGAAAATCAGTGCGAGTATAAGAAGTTAACCTGTCTAGAATGTAAACGTACGTTTAAATCATCTTTCAGCATATGGCGTCATCAGATTGAAGTTCACAATGAAAACACAATGGCCCCAGTGGAAAAATCCAATTTGGATCCAATATGTCATAATGGTGTCTTGCCTAAAGAAGTTCAAACTGAAGCAGGAGAGGATGCTATTGTCAGTCCAAGTACATCAAAAGAATACGATGCCTGCAGTGACTCTTCAGAGCCAATGTATGTTGACTCTGAAGATTCTTCTtgctttcctgaagatttgagtATTTCTAATCGGAGAAATACAAGTAGTAACAATAATCATCTACCTGATGTAGTTTCCACAAATCCCATTCATCTGGAAGATGTGACATCAGAACCCAACAGTTCTAGTGGGGAACCAGAGGACCTGACATGCAAAGGAGAGCGTGGTCTTTGGCCATGTGAAAAATGTGGCAAGATCTTCACGATACACAAGCAACTGGAGCGTCATCAGGAATTGTTGTGCGCTGTTAAGCCATTTATTTGCCACGTTTGCCATAAAGCGTTCCGTACCAACTTCCGTCTCTGGAGCCACTTTCAGTCCCATATTTCTCAGTCAGCAGACCACCTTGAATTTTCTAAACCTGTGAGGAGCCCATCCTCTTgtccaccacctccccctcctccaccaccaccaccaccaccactccctgtACCAGCCCAGGAGCAGTCTCCTGAACCTGAACCACCCTTAAATAATTCAGACAAGACGGGTAGCCCACAGGCAGCAGATACACTTTTTACCCATGCCCCTCCTCTTGCAGCAGCTACCTTCGAAAGGCCATTCATGTGCAAATTTTGCCGTAGGACTTTCAAAACTGCTTTCAGTCTGTGGAGCCACGAACAGACACACAACTGA